In Desulfobacterales bacterium, the following are encoded in one genomic region:
- a CDS encoding ketoacyl-ACP synthase III, whose translation MANSIITATGSYIPDRKVPNQHFLNHEFYDEKGERIAKPTPEVVTKLQEITGIQERRIAPDDLNTSDIATLAAEKALANMDRETLDYIIVAQNFGDVSLAFRQTDMVPCIAARVKHNLRIKNPFTVAFDIPFGCPGWLQGTILADYLIKSGDAKRILVIGAEILSRVSDKFDMDCMIFADGAGATLMEATAENTGILNHLTRSDTYREAHLLNMGRSYQPERTGQQLYIKMKGHEIYKYAARQVPKTIKQNLDNAGITLTEVKKILLHQANEKMDNAMLNRLFKLYQIEEIPADIAPMIISWAGNSSVATLPIMFDLIQRGKLPDHRLQPGDIVVFASVGAGMNTNSMIYRMP comes from the coding sequence ATGGCAAACTCAATTATCACCGCCACGGGATCCTATATCCCCGATAGAAAGGTTCCGAACCAGCACTTTCTCAATCACGAATTCTATGACGAGAAAGGCGAAAGGATAGCCAAACCAACGCCCGAGGTCGTCACAAAATTACAGGAAATTACCGGTATTCAGGAACGTCGCATCGCTCCGGATGATCTGAACACGTCCGATATCGCCACATTGGCCGCGGAAAAAGCGCTGGCCAACATGGATCGCGAAACGCTTGATTATATCATTGTCGCACAAAATTTTGGGGATGTGTCTCTTGCTTTTCGTCAAACGGACATGGTCCCCTGCATCGCGGCCCGGGTAAAACACAATCTGCGAATTAAAAACCCCTTTACGGTCGCCTTTGATATTCCCTTCGGGTGCCCCGGCTGGCTGCAGGGAACCATCTTGGCCGACTATCTGATTAAATCCGGAGATGCCAAGCGCATTCTGGTGATCGGCGCGGAGATTCTCTCCCGTGTCTCGGATAAATTTGATATGGATTGCATGATATTTGCTGACGGCGCCGGCGCCACCCTGATGGAGGCCACCGCGGAAAACACCGGCATTTTGAACCACCTTACCCGCTCGGACACATATCGTGAAGCCCATCTGTTGAATATGGGCCGATCCTATCAACCGGAGCGAACCGGTCAGCAGCTTTACATCAAAATGAAGGGGCATGAAATTTATAAATATGCCGCAAGACAGGTTCCGAAAACAATCAAACAAAATCTTGACAACGCCGGCATCACCTTGACCGAAGTGAAGAAGATTCTGTTGCACCAGGCAAATGAGAAAATGGACAATGCCATGTTAAATCGGCTTTTCAAACTCTACCAGATCGAAGAAATCCCCGCAGATATCGCGCCGATGATTATTTCCTGGGCCGGTAACAGCTCCGTGGCCACGTTGCCCATCATGTTCGATCTCATCCAAAGAGGAAAGCTCCCTGATCATCGGTTACAACCCGGTGATATTGTTGTTTTCGCCTCGGTCGGCGCCGGCATGAATACCAATTCCATGATTTACCGCATGCCCTGA
- a CDS encoding Trm112 family protein, with amino-acid sequence MAVSKELLDILACPKCKGPLSLNEAENGLICHHCKLLYEIRDDIPIMLIDEAKPID; translated from the coding sequence ATGGCCGTTAGTAAAGAACTTCTCGATATTCTAGCCTGTCCGAAATGCAAGGGTCCTCTTTCGCTCAATGAAGCTGAAAACGGCCTCATTTGCCATCATTGCAAGCTTCTTTATGAAATTCGGGATGATATACCCATCATGCTCATAGACGAAGCCAAGCCGATAGACTAA
- a CDS encoding DUF4416 family protein produces MSQPQPPQSAKLVIGLFTRQKDLFHPIAAALSERFGAIDMISSWFPFDYTNYYETEMGTGLFRRMVVFKQLIGQDALSTIKLATNTIEKDYCESGKRRVNIDPGYLLLERFVLATGKNFAHRIYIGHHIYADLTLIYTQGNFQTLPWTYPDYAGDEMIGFLKKVRKKFALDLKVGA; encoded by the coding sequence ATGAGCCAGCCGCAACCGCCTCAATCCGCCAAACTCGTCATCGGCCTTTTTACCCGCCAAAAGGACCTGTTTCATCCTATTGCGGCAGCACTTTCGGAGCGATTCGGGGCCATTGACATGATAAGCTCCTGGTTTCCATTTGATTATACGAATTATTACGAAACCGAGATGGGTACTGGGCTGTTCCGTCGCATGGTGGTGTTCAAGCAACTCATTGGGCAAGATGCGCTTTCAACGATAAAGCTCGCCACCAACACCATCGAAAAGGACTATTGCGAAAGCGGCAAGCGCCGGGTCAATATCGATCCGGGATACCTTTTACTTGAACGGTTCGTTCTGGCCACCGGTAAAAATTTCGCCCATAGAATCTATATCGGCCATCATATCTATGCGGACCTGACGCTGATATACACGCAGGGAAATTTTCAGACACTGCCCTGGACCTATCCGGACTATGCCGGCGATGAGATGATTGGGTTTCTTAAAAAAGTTCGAAAAAAATTCGCTTTGGATTTGAAGGTTGGGGCTTAG